GATGAGTGCACAAATAGAGATTGGGGGCTCTTCACTGTGCACAGCTCTTATATAATGGTGATGAGATTTCACTGTGTTTGATCCTTCTTAGACTAGTAGCAGAGATTGGGACACATTTTACAGGTTTTGGGACCAGATCCTGTAAGAGACAGATGAGCATGTTCTCAGAGCAGTCAAGGCTCATTGGCTGGTACAGGAGTAATCCTCTAATCTTGCTTTAGTTAACACCATGAGCTAATGAGACTAGCCACCAGGTCCAAATCTTTATGGCCAAAATTCCATTGCCGTAACACAGAGATTCTCTGTGAGATGGCAAACCCAGGTATGATGCTGGCTACAAGAGgaagtgaagacagaggcagaaatcTGGGATTTCAGGCAACTCTATTCTCACTATCATTTTCCGTCACTCCTTGTCTCTGGAAGTCAGAGGGAGCTGACAGGCCAGAGGTCCTAAAAGCAGAAATTATACACAAGGGATTCAACTTACCTCCTGGAAGTGGCTCAGAATACTCGAGTCCTGCCTGGCATCCTAGATTCAAAACGACACATTTCGAATATTAAAATCAGTGTAGGAAATAATGATGTATAAAACAGTATTCCCAGCTCCACATATCTGCTGTCGAAGGATAGCAGATCACAGAGGCTGCATCTTTATTCTATTTATGAAGGCCAGCACTCCCAGTAACCAGTAAGAGGTCTTAAAAGGGTGGGCAGGGTAGTAGTGTGCTTAGGAAATACCACTGAAGATTCAAGAAAATCCCGTCggaagctcagtggggagccgacTGTTACTCTTAGTTTCACGATGGTCCACAGAAAAGCCATCAGGCTTTATGTTCTGCCCCCTTCGCAATCCCATCCCTTTGCAATTACCTGATAGAAAttgagccaaaatgaagaaaaaggcaaagacaAAATAAGACATCTTTCTGCTTAGGGTCGTCTCTGAGGGAAGCCTCTTCGGAGCAGAGGTTTGGGACCTCTCTGGGAGGGCAAGAGGCTCACTTATATTTGAAAGTAATGGGGAACGCTTTTGGTCAGTGAAGTGAATCAATAAAGAAAGCACATTTATATGCTCCATTTCCCAGGATCAAGGACTGAGATGATGGACAATAACCCTTGGCCTCCATAGAGCCTTGCGTCCTGGGAGCTCTGGCCAGGGTAGTGCAGGGAACATGAGGCCAGGAGCTGGAAAACCAGGAGCCATGCCAATCCTCCCAACCCAGCAAGTAGGAGCCTCCTACCCCATTTCTCTCTCAGAATTTACTCTTCTCTTCCGTTGAATAAGGAGCAACCACAGTTGCTGAGAGACAACACAGTTCTTCTGCCAGCCTCTCAGGCCTGGTGTCAAGCTCTAGTGATGATGATGGGGACGTGCTTGGAACACAGGGAAGGCTTGGAAGGAGTTCTGGTGCCCTCTAAGAAGAGCCCAGGAAGCAGGCACTATTCCTTCCGGGCTCTCATTTGTACCACCTCTCAATGTCCCCAGGAGCAAAGCGGGGAGGGGCATCGTTTCGCCAAGTGACCTCTGAATCCCCAAGCCCGTAACAATGTCACCTAGCAGCCCGAAGCCGTAATTACCGCGTCCTTCTCATTTTTCAAGAACATGGGTATCAAAATTAACAGGTGTCACTGCACCCCCAAATAAGTCCCATCCTATTGCCTATGCTTATGCAAGGCTCTGTTCTTCACGTTGGGAAGGCAAAATAGGAGCACTGAACCAGGCAGACTAAAGTCAGGTCGGTTTAGCAAGTATGTGACCTCGGGCAGGTTGCTTACTTGGTTGAACCTGTTTCTGGAATCTTAAAATGGGGATATAATAAAGGTACTACTTCATAGGATATTTTAAAAGGACTCACTGACATGAGTATCAAGTGGCTATCAGACCCCACCCTTGGCCTGAGTGCAGATGTACCTAGCAATGGGATGGGGGTGTCTCAGGGATAACAGTGCCATGGTGTAGGCGGGCAACTCGGCAGGAGCAGACCTCTCCTGAGCCCCCAATTCAATGCCGATTCCCTCCCAGCACAGGTGTTGACCTAAGAGCTGCCCGGCCCCCACGGGTGGGAGTGGCAAGCTCACGGAAGAAACACACCTGGCTTGACTCTCTCTGCAGCGAGGCATGTTGGTCCCGCGACAACTGGCAGGAGGGGGCCACCCAGCCGACGCTGAACCACACACAGATGTGCAGTGGCAATGTGGGGGTCCCCGGGCACCTGGAAGGTTCTGCAAGTGTCCTGCAAGCATCCTTGTGCCTGAGGAATTGTGACattaaatagcaaagaaaaatttctatGACAGAGGAACTTGGTGCCTTTAATGGCACCTTTTTCCTGGTTCTTGAATACGGACCTTGCATTTTTATCCTGCACTCAGGTCAGCACATTAGTAGCTGGTCCTGACCTGGAGTGAACTTCTagccttagaaaaataaaatgactcttGCAACTCTCAAATTAAAGGGTTGGGCCTTGTCATGGGGATCACAAGACCTCCCTGCTACATGAACGGGCCAAAGAGGCCCCTGTGTAGTGGTCCCTATGGTGCTCACTTCTATAGCTCTAAGCCCCCTGCTCCAGACTCAAATTCTTCCACACCTGAGGGCTTTGAGTATGGTGCAAATAAGCATTTGCTTAGCCACTTAGAGCTTGCCTGCTTTGCATGCCACACAAAATGCCCCCCAACATCTGTTAACATAGATAAGACAAAGCCCATAGCTGTAAGACTCCAAATTGCTGCCGCCTTCCTGAGGGCTGTGATCCCAAGACTCCCCACCTTGCTGCCGAGAGGTATCGTCTAGACACGTGAGCCCCTCTCTggtgcccctctcccctgggaGTTCCCTTCCCCTTTAGGGTGGACGCCTCATGCTCCCATCTCTGGGAGGGCCTGCCCCCCAGGCAACCCTGCCCAGGTGCCACCTGATGACACCTCTCTTCCTTGAGCAGCCCCCAGACCCTGGAACTCACCACACTCCAGCCCTTAGAATTCACCCACTCGGAGGCGTCTGTCCTCTCTACAGTGAGGTGGGAACAAGCCGGCTCTTAGCCGTTGCAGTGCCCCACATGGCCCTTAGACTTAGTTGGCTCTTTGGAGCGCTCAGGCAAGATTACATGGGCCATGTCTGAATATCTGTGTCCCGGCAACATTCCTGTGGAAACCTAATCCCCACAGGGATGGTAGTTGGAGGTGAGCCTTTGGAATGTGATTCGGTGAAGGGCCCTCATGGATGGGATTGTTGCCTTATGAAAGGAACCCCAGAGAACTCCCTGTCCTTAGCCTCCAAGGGGGACTCAgcgagaaggcagccatctgcaacccagaagagggtCCTCACCTGCACCTGGCCACACGGGCTCTCCGTCTTGtatctccagcctccagaactatgagaaatgaatatttgttgtttatgAGCCACTGCATCTGTGGTGCTTTGTGACAGCAACTCAAAGGGACTGAGACACAATCTGAGTTTAGAGGGGAAGCCACGTGAAATCCTACCGCCAAACGGGGTTCCCACAACCTTAGTAACGTTTGTTTGTGTCAAAGGGTCCAACTATGATTCCCTTAAGTTTGCAACCTTCGCTTCCTGATGAATCAGACCGGCCTTAAGAAGCAGAGACATATGACATACCGGGATAATAAATAAGACCAATGAGACTGTGTGTCACCGAAAATGTTTGGAAGTCGGTTTTTTCTTATGGATTTAAATCATTTTGATTGAGGATTGGAACGGAatagagaaaagttaaaaatgtgtcCCTTTTCTCAGAGTTATTCATGTATTCAATCATTTATTGATATCAGTATGGCACAAGGAAGTAAATGGATGGTCTTGTCCAGATCACATACAAAAACAGTGTTTTCAATAACACAGCAAGCGTCTATTGCTTTTCGGGGGTCTATGATTATGTTAACAAACACTTCTAAGGTATTTCAACTTTTAGTAGCAGTAATAATAGGGGGCTGTTGATGAGGGAGGCTCATCTCCCTAAGGTGGCATTAAAGAGAGGTATTCCACAAGAGGGAAGTGTTAAAGTGGATGATTCAGGTCTTTCTCTCCAACCACTTAGTTGATTTACTCCAGATTAGGAAAAAGAGGTAATCAAATTAGTGGGAGACTATGACATTCAGAGTATAtggatattttgtatatatatacataagtacatatgtataatatgtgtgtgtgtgtgtgtgtgtgtgtgtgtgtgtgtgtatagtctTAATCAAATATCCCATGAGCTCACAACTATCGGGGGAGCtgtttaaggattaaataagatactgtatgtagcactttttttttaagatttatatacttaacctgagagagagactgatggggggcagagggcagagggagaagagagaaagagaatcccaagcagactctctgctgagcacggagcccgatgcggggctcaatcccaggaccctgggatcatgacctgagctgaaagtcaGGTCAGGAGCCAGACACTggactgactcagccacccaggcagccctgtgtAGCACGTTTAAAAGAATCAATAATAAAACATAAGCTTCAGTGGAGCAACTTGCCAAGTGTACACGGTTCACAAATATTGGAGCTGGAATTCAGACCCCACTGACTCCATTCTGATATTATATAATTACTCTCCTTTTACATCTGAGGGAACCAAAGCTATTAAGGAGTATAGTCAAGGTTCGAAATCCAAACCGCCAGATGCCAGACCTTTCATTCCTGCCGGTGTGTCTATCTACCCCCGGTCATCAAGGCACCCTCTACTttgtcttcccttcttccccactgTCCTTGTCGTGAACTTCCCAGCATCAGAAAAACAGTGAGCTGCAGCCTACCACCCACTGCGACGTGTGGGCTCTACTCAGCGGAGCATGGACAGGCTCTCATGTCTGACATGCCTCGTTGATCAAGATGTTCTTTGGTTTAGAGAAATGTATAAATGTGGGTGTTTGCTGCTCTTTTATCATGGACACTGTGCTGATCTTTCAAGACCCTGCGAGGCATGAGGACgttcctctttctctttgttgttcTCTTCCTCCTGGCCCCAGGTAAAACCAACATCTTTGCAGGGAAGGTTATAGAGGTGGTGGCCCAGAGACAGGTCTGCTTCAAGTGAGCACCTGGGTGTGCTCAGGCCGGTGACCCCGCAGGGGAACATCTGCTATAGGAGGTGACTTTTGTTGAATGCCTCTTCCGCAAAtccctttcatttttcattattgtcTCGGGTGGGGTATCACAGggttgaagaaagaaagatatgCCAGGAAAGATGCCCTTTGGTCCCCAGCTCTATGCTcactgacaacaacaaaaattgggggaaaaaatagaaaaacaagcgTAGGCATCAGTggatcttttaagaaataattgtgATAGAGATGGGACAGGTAAGGAAAAGAGCCAGAGAAAGGAGTGCTGGACAAGGAAAGGAATGGAGGTCGGACACTGTGTTCGTGCCAGGTCAAACGATACCCAGAAATCCAACGTGCAAATTGGAAACTGAGCAAGGCTCCCTTTTCAGACCAGTCAGACTTATTATATAAGTAGTCGACACGATATGCCAACATGTAATATACAATTATCTAATAAAAGCAAGTGGAGCTGACCTATTTACGTgccatacgcacacacacacagagttccaTTAACCTCTAGATGGGTGCGTGTGATGACCCACTCAAAGCCTTGCACACACAGATGCTCTCTCCCTTTGCAGAGGCTTTCTGTTTCTGGACCATCACTGTCAATTGGATGCAATACAAGAGCTCTTGTCAAGAGTGAGGTCCCATACCAATTGTCCAATTGACAATTGACCTTACAACACTAAGAGGGCAGTGAGAGTCCCCCGCAGTGGGAGCCACAGTTCACTGAGCTTTGAAACATTGGAGTATGTGTACTTATGAACTTAAATGCTGATGCTAGAAACGACTAGGCACACGCTGGTACCAATCCACCTGGTTTTAGTTTTACGTATGAGTGAATTAGCCTCCTTTATATGTTGACCTCAATTTCAATTTGTGTACATCGGACGCTGCCCTCCGTAACCCGGGATTAGGTAAAACTCTAATATCTGACAAGATGTGTGTCTGTCCTCAACTGGAAGGGGGCTGCTCCTAGGATTGCTACTGATAAAGTACTAAGGCCAGAGCGGGTATCCTGTGCAGAGCAGACAGGAGGGGTCTTGGAGAGCCACCCCCAGCACCCCGCCCTTACCTGCTCTCCAGCACATTTGGTGAAATGTGTTAAAGAAATTTGATTGAGCCCTTCTAAACAATGTTTTTCCTTCCACACACAATAGTAAATGCTTCCCTTTCTATATATTTATCCTTGTTTACTCCAGTCTTGGACCATCTCCCCCGCCTCAGACCTGCCCTGCTCTCACCCAGGAGCACTTTGGCAGTGAGCTGGGGCGTTACCCACCCTGGAGGGGTTTTCAGGAACAAGGTGATCATTACCTCAATAGATTCTGATAAAAGAACAATAGCTTCTGCTTCTCAAAGCCCCCACACAGCCTTACCCCAAATGCCAGAAGATAAATCTCTTCGGCCTGGTCCTTAATCCACGTATgccaaaaagatagaaaaaaatcaaagagaaaatagttCCCTACTACCTCATCTACTGTTAAGGTGAGACACTATGGCAGCTCGTGAAGCAATCTTTACTAACCAGTTACATGACCGTACCTGGTAACTGGACATATTAGTTATGAGAAGAGAATTAATCCAGGTGGCTCCTTCCCTTGTATAGCCAGGAATGCATTTTTTGATGAGAAATGCTTCAAGCTTAACGGGAGATGTGTGAATTCTTGTCGGAAAAATGAAGAACTTGTTGCTCTCTGCCAGAAGTCTCTGAAATGCTGCCTGACACTCCAGCCATGTTGGGAGAGTAAAGATGACTAAATCTGAAGACTCTGGCTTTCCCGAGCGACATAAATGACCTACTTTTGTCTTCTCTTGATGCTGGCCTCTTCAGTGAGAAgacacctcaataaaaataaatgaatgtcttTTATCAATTTGTCAAGTGCTTCACTTAGAATAAGGAAATGTAAATAGCTAACCTTGATGGTCCCTGCCTACTGGTTTCTTTTCCTGTAGTTTTTTGGTAAGGGGATTTTCCCAAAACCATCTGATATTCCTTTTTAAAGGGGACTGGTAAAGACTACAAGTCAACAAACCTCTAGCTTGCCCTCAGGTGTCAGCCCCAACCACCTGTTGAGATAGAGGATAGATAAATGGATGGGTAGAGAATTGAACATATATCTATACAGATAGTTACATGAATGACAAATAGATAGCAGGTAAATTTACTTCTTAAGGACTCCCGTGTGTCAGACACACATCTAAATTAATCATCTTGACTCCATGGCTTTAATTGGAGACAGTTAAATACTCCTTATGGATTTGTCCCCATCCATGAAGTCTGGGAATCAAATTTGCTGATGGGCAGAGG
The sequence above is a segment of the Zalophus californianus isolate mZalCal1 chromosome 2, mZalCal1.pri.v2, whole genome shotgun sequence genome. Coding sequences within it:
- the DEFB106B gene encoding beta-defensin 106, with the protein product MRTFLFLFVVLFLLAPARNAFFDEKCFKLNGRCVNSCRKNEELVALCQKSLKCCLTLQPCWESKDD